Proteins found in one Panicum hallii strain FIL2 chromosome 4, PHallii_v3.1, whole genome shotgun sequence genomic segment:
- the LOC112890838 gene encoding protein ALTERED XYLOGLUCAN 4-like translates to MGASYQPLDSHNHHKPSSKNPPCFVSKPVCALLACGFVSLALLHLLCCSPAGAQRPAFSPLLQYINNTYYSVSSVPGGDEGCNYSEGRWVWSPGYARRYNATECNVKESHDCLRNGRPDTGYLDWRWQPAGGCPLPAFDAGAFLSAVRGKHVAFIGDSMARNQAQSLVCLLGAAFPSRLVYRDADQHKHNFWRYAFPAHGVTVSFYWNPFIVKATGKSEDESVRENHVHLDTPGDGWGADADTIDVAVLGASHWLLNGAIYYNGSEVIGAHNAPAELNYTGVGYAWPLKMAYRTAVERLSSSRPRTVVLATFSPAHFEGRPSDSPTACTKMEPYEEGEKELDWICRELRDIVYDEAEAARARSAGGGATTRVEVLDVTKLAAMRPDGHPSVYMHRDPFAHGVPERMYSDCLHFCLPGPVDTFNEILLQILRRKRR, encoded by the exons ATGGGAGCGTCGTACCAGCCTCTGGATTCCCACAACCACCACAAGCCATCCAGCAAAAACCCTCCCTGTTTCGTCTCCAAACCCGTCTGCGCTCTGCTCGCCTGCGGCTTCGTCTCCCTggccctcctccacctcctctgCTGCTCTCCCGCCGGCGCTCAACGGCCGGCGTTCTCCCCTCTGCTCCAGTACATCAACAACACCTACTACTCCGTCTCATCAGT GCCGGGAGGAGATGAGGGCTGCAACTACTCGGAGGGGAGGTGGGTGTGGTCGCCGGGCTACGCGCGGCGGTACAACGCCACCGAGTGCAACGTCAAGGAGAGCCACGACTGCCTCCGCAACGGGCGGCCCGACACGGGCTACCTCGACTGGCGGTGGCAGCCGGCCGGTGGGTGCCCGCTGCCGGCGTTCGACGCTGGGGCGTTCCTCTCGGCGGTGCGCGGCAAGCACGTCGCCTTCATCGGCGACTCCATGGCGCGGAACCAGGCCCAGTCCCTCGTTTGCCTCCTCGGCGCCGCGTTCCCGAGCCGGCTCGTGTACCGCGACGCCGACCAGCACAAGCACAACTTCTGGAGGTACGCGTTCCCGGCGCACGGCGTGACGGTGTCCTTCTACTGGaacccgttcatcgtcaaggcCACGGGCAAGTCGGAGGACGAGAGCGTCCGCGAGAACCACGTCCACCTCGACACGCCCGGCGACGGGTGGGGCGCCGACGCCGACACGATCGACGTGGCGGTGCTCGGCGCCAGCCACTGGCTGCTGAATGGGGCCATCTACTACAACGGCAGCGAGGTGATTGGCGCCCACAACGCCCCCGCCGAGCTCAACTACACCGGCGTCGGCTACGCGTGGCCGCTCAAGATGGCGTACCGGACGGCGGTGGAGCGGCTGAGTTCGAGCCGGCCGCGAACGGTGGTGCTGGCCACGTTCTCGCCGGCGCACTTCGAGGGCAGGCCGAGCGACAGCCCCACGGCGTGCACGAAGATGGAGCCGTACgaggagggggagaaggagcTGGACTGGATCTGCAGGGAGCTCAGGGACATCGTGTACGACGAGGCGGAGGCCGCGAGGGCGAGGAGCGCCGGGGGCGGCGCGACGACGAGGGTCGAGGTGCTGGACGTGACGAAGCTGGCGGCGATGCGGCCGGACGGACACCCGAGCGTGTACATGCACCGCGACCCGTTCGCGCACGGCGTGCCGGAGAGGATGTACTCCGATTGCCTCCACTTCTGCCTGCCCGGGCCCGTCGACACCTTCAACGAGATTTTGCTGCAGATCCTGAGGAGGAAGAGGCGATGA